From Weissella diestrammenae, a single genomic window includes:
- a CDS encoding HAMP domain-containing sensor histidine kinase — MDRLTIVEETPKQVKGMSLKWKWALGSAVGVFLIFIAFSYMIVIAFSKQMLLDERNEVRQSLQLVERRLENLSEDELLPATIDAALRPQGRIDEIGNDTGFASLVRPDFNVSVFNKNDARVYPIDGKQIKAQAVGKQSVQQKVIAGKVMLIGRVPLYDHNGDTMGTVVIENHLIGFNTLFKHIYLIIILMMLLGLIFIALWGYWLADYLLRPVESIRAVVNAMQADPQSQKRIESEGRRHDELTDLAELVNQTLDRMQRFILAQHQFVEDVSHELRTPVAIVKGHMELLNRWGKDDPKVLDESIAASLTEMTRMQGLVQEMLDLTRADQVELSFKDGDTDVKQVVTTVFNNFKMIHGDFLFMLDDDLKQRTIVNMSRDHLEQIMIILSDNAVKYSQMRKEIHYSISRTPAQVQIAVQDFGEGISQADADHVFDRFYRVDKARSRKQGGNGLGLSIAQKLIEGYGGKIVLESALGHGSVFRITLPIKENK, encoded by the coding sequence ATGGATAGACTAACCATTGTTGAAGAAACACCAAAGCAAGTTAAAGGGATGTCACTAAAGTGGAAGTGGGCTCTTGGCTCGGCTGTTGGTGTTTTTTTAATTTTTATTGCTTTTAGTTATATGATTGTGATTGCTTTTTCAAAGCAAATGTTACTAGATGAAAGAAATGAAGTGCGACAGTCATTGCAATTAGTCGAGCGGCGACTAGAGAATTTATCGGAAGATGAATTGTTGCCAGCAACGATTGATGCAGCATTACGGCCTCAGGGGCGCATTGACGAAATAGGGAATGATACAGGATTTGCATCACTGGTGCGGCCTGATTTTAATGTTAGTGTATTTAACAAAAATGATGCTCGAGTTTATCCCATTGATGGCAAACAAATTAAAGCACAGGCAGTTGGCAAACAATCAGTTCAGCAAAAAGTAATTGCTGGTAAAGTGATGCTGATTGGCCGCGTACCGTTGTATGATCATAACGGTGACACCATGGGAACGGTAGTCATAGAGAATCATTTAATCGGCTTCAACACGCTCTTCAAGCATATTTATTTAATTATCATATTAATGATGTTGCTCGGATTAATCTTTATTGCATTGTGGGGCTATTGGCTGGCAGATTATCTGTTGCGACCAGTCGAAAGTATTCGAGCTGTCGTCAACGCCATGCAGGCTGATCCGCAATCGCAAAAACGAATTGAGAGCGAGGGTCGTCGACATGATGAGTTGACCGACTTAGCGGAATTAGTTAATCAAACGTTGGATCGAATGCAACGTTTTATCTTGGCTCAACATCAATTTGTGGAAGATGTCTCACATGAGTTACGTACGCCAGTGGCAATTGTTAAAGGTCATATGGAATTGTTGAATCGTTGGGGGAAGGATGATCCTAAGGTGTTGGACGAGTCCATTGCTGCATCATTAACAGAAATGACACGCATGCAAGGTTTAGTTCAAGAAATGTTGGATTTAACTCGTGCTGATCAGGTTGAGTTATCTTTTAAAGATGGCGATACTGATGTCAAGCAAGTCGTGACAACCGTCTTTAATAATTTTAAGATGATTCATGGTGATTTCTTATTTATGCTTGATGATGATTTGAAGCAACGTACCATCGTTAATATGTCGCGAGATCATTTAGAACAAATTATGATTATTCTTTCTGATAATGCGGTTAAATATTCACAGATGCGAAAAGAGATACATTATTCAATCTCAAGAACACCTGCTCAAGTGCAAATTGCGGTACAAGATTTTGGTGAGGGAATTAGTCAAGCGGATGCTGATCATGTTTTTGATCGTTTTTACCGCGTTGATAAGGCTCGTTCCCGCAAGCAAGGTGGCAACGGCTTAGGGTTGAGTATTGCACAAAAATTAATTGAGGGATATGGTGGGAAAATCGTACTTGAATCGGCTTTAGGACATGGTTCTGTGTTTAGAATTACGCTACCAATCAAAGAAAATAAATAA
- a CDS encoding aminotransferase class V-fold PLP-dependent enzyme: MNEDAFFLAIRDDFPTLHQMINDEPLVYLDNAATTQKPKAVINALVDFYTNDNSNIHRGIHTLSERATHAYELARHQVQQLIHAHSIDEVVFTKGTTEGINWLASNDGPLHIEPGDEIIVSILEHHANFLPWQRLAKKSGAILRVVDVDKNGHLDLDAYEQLLSPQTKIVAMTMMSNVTGQCPDMKQIITLAHQYGALVIGDAAQAIAHFPIDVEALDIDFMVFSGHKLYAPLGIGILYGKRDLLDQFAPFEVGGGIVSEVRLNQTKFLALPWRLEAGTPDIAAAIGLGTAISYLQHLDLTRIMQYEQRLTHYLRQELAKIPVISVIGTTGTSIVSFNFNNIHPHDAATAFDQLGIAVRAGNHCAQPLMTALNLNGTLRVSLAFYNSVADIDRLIIGIKEVEAYFNGTH, translated from the coding sequence ATGAATGAAGATGCGTTTTTTTTAGCCATTCGGGATGATTTTCCAACGTTGCATCAGATGATTAATGATGAACCATTAGTGTATCTTGACAATGCGGCAACAACACAAAAACCGAAAGCGGTCATTAATGCGTTGGTTGATTTTTATACTAATGATAATAGTAATATTCATCGCGGTATTCATACTTTATCAGAGCGGGCAACACATGCTTATGAATTAGCTCGACATCAAGTGCAACAATTAATCCATGCCCATTCAATCGATGAAGTTGTTTTTACAAAAGGGACAACTGAAGGAATAAATTGGTTAGCAAGTAACGATGGCCCATTACATATTGAACCAGGTGATGAAATAATTGTGTCGATTTTAGAACATCATGCCAATTTCTTACCATGGCAACGTTTGGCAAAAAAAAGTGGTGCTATTCTGCGAGTTGTTGACGTGGATAAAAACGGTCATTTAGATTTAGATGCGTATGAACAACTATTGTCGCCTCAGACGAAAATTGTCGCCATGACAATGATGTCAAATGTGACTGGGCAATGTCCAGATATGAAACAAATTATAACTCTTGCGCATCAATATGGTGCACTGGTAATCGGTGATGCAGCTCAAGCAATTGCTCATTTTCCAATTGATGTTGAAGCGCTAGATATTGATTTTATGGTCTTTTCAGGGCATAAGCTTTATGCGCCACTTGGCATTGGTATTCTGTACGGTAAACGAGATTTGTTGGATCAGTTTGCACCGTTTGAAGTTGGGGGCGGCATTGTCAGTGAAGTGCGATTAAATCAGACAAAATTTTTAGCATTACCTTGGCGTTTGGAGGCGGGGACACCTGATATTGCTGCGGCAATCGGATTAGGGACTGCCATTTCTTACCTGCAGCATTTGGACCTCACACGTATTATGCAATATGAGCAGCGATTGACACATTATTTGCGTCAGGAATTAGCCAAGATACCAGTAATTAGTGTCATTGGCACAACGGGAACAAGCATTGTATCATTCAATTTTAATAATATTCATCCGCATGATGCTGCAACGGCATTTGATCAGTTAGGAATTGCGGTTCGAGCAGGGAATCACTGTGCACAACCCCTGATGACGGCTTTGAATTTGAATGGTACGTTGAGGGTGAGCTTGGCCTTCTATAATTCAGTAGCAGATATTGATCGATTAATCATTGGTATTAAGGAAGTTGAGGCATACTTTAATGGCACTCACTAA
- a CDS encoding SufD family Fe-S cluster assembly protein, translated as MAEQAFFSDESIQQQQVAVLSAANSELVVSSDSNRPMRINIKQTDEQSIKVTIGQRVKRDLIMYYQGDGTQQLTIDVTIAADSQVNMLLLVLGTAHVGINMTTHLAGEGAQTNASVIGVVKQNQYLKITNQVINDARHTIGHIQQRGIAMDTAKITFNGIGHVKKGAAGSDAQQASRLLMLDTLATGEVNPILLIDEDDVMAGHAASVGQVNQDQVNYLLSRGIPLDDAQRLVTRGFITQTINHLPQGWQNEIYTEIERQLNHE; from the coding sequence ATGGCAGAGCAAGCATTTTTTTCAGATGAAAGTATACAGCAACAACAAGTTGCGGTGCTATCAGCTGCAAATTCAGAATTGGTCGTGTCATCAGATTCGAATCGACCAATGCGTATTAACATCAAACAAACTGACGAACAAAGCATAAAGGTCACTATTGGGCAGCGTGTTAAACGTGACCTCATCATGTATTATCAAGGTGATGGCACGCAACAATTAACAATTGATGTTACAATCGCTGCAGATAGCCAAGTTAATATGCTATTGCTTGTTTTAGGAACCGCACATGTTGGCATTAATATGACAACCCATTTAGCTGGTGAAGGTGCGCAGACGAATGCGTCAGTGATTGGTGTGGTTAAACAAAATCAATACCTTAAAATAACGAATCAAGTGATTAATGATGCGCGGCATACTATCGGTCATATTCAACAGCGAGGGATTGCGATGGACACAGCTAAAATTACATTTAATGGTATTGGTCATGTGAAAAAAGGTGCCGCAGGTTCTGATGCGCAGCAAGCATCAAGGCTGTTAATGCTTGATACATTGGCCACCGGAGAAGTTAATCCGATTCTATTAATCGATGAAGATGATGTTATGGCAGGCCATGCAGCTTCAGTAGGTCAAGTCAACCAAGACCAGGTCAATTACTTATTGAGCCGTGGTATTCCGCTTGATGACGCACAGCGACTGGTGACACGCGGCTTCATCACTCAGACAATTAATCATTTGCCACAAGGCTGGCAAAATGAGATTTACACTGAAATTGAAAGGCAGTTGAATCATGAATGA
- the sufB gene encoding Fe-S cluster assembly protein SufB, with the protein MAEIERTAELSATRQAIQKKAADELQYADDIEPVFSTGKGLSVEVIKAISAAKNEPEWMLEYRLVAYEQFLKMPMPAFGPDLSALNFDEIYYYNKPARDKYRDWNDVPEAMKTTFERLGVPEAERQWLAGSSAQYESEVVYSRMKAEFEALGIIFMDTDSALQQYPELVREYFGTIVKIADNKMTALNAAVWSGGTFIYVPKGVHVNVPIQSYFRINTTNEGQFERTLIIVDEGAHVDYVEGCSAPMYSGDALHAAVVEVVVKKDAYCRYTTIQNWSDNVYSLETKRAYAYRNATMEWIDGNFGSKVTMKYPAVYLQESGARGTMLSIAVAGAGIHLDSGARMIHNAPNTSSSIISKSIAHDGGKTDYRGDVRFVEDAIGATAHVECDTILMDAQSAADTIPYNQVNNGQVTLEHEAKVSRLSAEQLNYFMSRGISERDATAMIIMGFAEPFIKELPMEYAVELNRLMQFEMAGSVG; encoded by the coding sequence ATGGCAGAAATTGAACGAACAGCTGAGTTGTCAGCTACTAGGCAAGCAATTCAAAAAAAAGCAGCAGATGAGTTACAATATGCGGATGACATTGAACCAGTATTTTCAACTGGGAAGGGCCTGTCTGTTGAAGTGATCAAAGCTATTTCTGCGGCAAAAAACGAGCCTGAATGGATGCTTGAGTACCGTTTAGTGGCATATGAACAATTTTTAAAAATGCCAATGCCAGCCTTTGGTCCAGATTTGTCGGCTTTAAATTTTGATGAAATATATTATTACAATAAACCTGCTAGGGATAAGTACCGAGATTGGAATGATGTACCAGAAGCAATGAAAACCACCTTTGAGCGACTGGGCGTGCCAGAGGCAGAACGCCAGTGGCTTGCGGGTTCATCCGCTCAGTATGAATCAGAAGTTGTTTATTCACGAATGAAGGCTGAATTTGAAGCTCTAGGTATTATTTTTATGGACACCGATTCTGCACTCCAGCAATATCCTGAATTAGTGCGTGAATACTTTGGTACGATTGTTAAAATAGCTGATAATAAGATGACAGCACTGAATGCTGCAGTTTGGTCAGGGGGGACGTTTATTTACGTTCCTAAGGGCGTTCATGTTAATGTGCCTATCCAGTCATATTTTAGAATTAACACAACGAATGAAGGTCAATTTGAACGAACGTTAATCATTGTTGATGAAGGCGCACATGTGGATTACGTTGAGGGGTGTTCAGCACCAATGTATTCAGGCGATGCACTCCATGCTGCAGTGGTAGAAGTGGTCGTCAAAAAAGATGCTTATTGTCGATATACAACCATTCAAAATTGGTCAGATAATGTTTATTCGTTGGAAACAAAACGAGCGTATGCGTATCGCAATGCAACGATGGAATGGATTGACGGTAATTTTGGATCGAAGGTAACGATGAAATATCCAGCAGTCTATTTGCAAGAAAGTGGTGCTCGGGGCACAATGTTATCAATTGCTGTGGCTGGTGCAGGAATTCATCTTGACTCTGGCGCACGAATGATACATAATGCGCCGAATACATCGTCATCAATTATTTCTAAATCAATTGCTCACGATGGTGGTAAGACAGATTATCGAGGTGATGTTCGTTTTGTTGAAGATGCGATTGGTGCCACTGCCCATGTTGAATGTGATACCATTCTAATGGACGCGCAATCAGCCGCTGATACAATTCCTTATAATCAGGTGAATAACGGGCAAGTGACATTGGAACACGAAGCGAAAGTGTCACGCTTATCAGCTGAGCAACTTAATTATTTCATGAGTCGTGGTATTTCTGAGCGCGATGCAACCGCGATGATTATTATGGGATTTGCAGAGCCGTTTATTAAGGAGTTACCAATGGAATATGCAGTGGAACTGAATCGGTTGATGCAATTTGAAATGGCCGGCAGTGTCGGATAG
- the sufC gene encoding Fe-S cluster assembly ATPase SufC, with the protein MGELKIENLHVAIDNQEILKGVNLILKTGEVHAIMGPNGTGKSTLSQVIMGYPNYEITAGTMSLDGQDITQMTIDERARAGLFLAMQYPVEVPGVTSSDFIRAAINARRPVDQPISIMAFITELAKKSELLGMTSDMTERYLNEGFSGGEKKRNEILQMLMIAPEFAILDEIDSGLDIDALKVVAKGVNHMRKTTFGALMITHYQRLLDYVVPDFVHIMMDGRIVTTGDADLAKALEASGYAGLRDQLGLDIILTDEDI; encoded by the coding sequence ATGGGTGAATTAAAAATTGAGAATTTGCATGTCGCAATTGATAATCAAGAAATCTTAAAAGGTGTGAATTTAATTTTGAAAACAGGGGAAGTTCATGCAATTATGGGACCAAATGGGACAGGAAAATCTACTTTGTCACAAGTCATTATGGGGTACCCAAATTATGAAATTACGGCTGGAACAATGAGCTTGGATGGGCAAGATATCACACAAATGACAATCGACGAACGTGCACGAGCAGGTCTTTTTTTGGCTATGCAATATCCGGTTGAAGTACCTGGGGTGACTAGTTCGGATTTTATTCGAGCCGCTATAAATGCACGGCGACCAGTTGACCAGCCAATTAGTATTATGGCGTTTATAACAGAATTAGCAAAAAAAAGTGAATTGTTGGGAATGACGTCTGACATGACTGAACGTTATTTGAATGAGGGCTTTTCTGGTGGTGAAAAGAAACGAAATGAGATACTACAAATGTTGATGATTGCACCTGAATTTGCAATTCTCGATGAAATTGATTCTGGGTTAGATATTGATGCGTTAAAAGTGGTCGCAAAGGGTGTTAATCATATGCGAAAGACAACTTTTGGTGCACTGATGATTACCCATTATCAGCGACTCCTTGATTACGTTGTACCTGATTTTGTTCATATCATGATGGATGGACGCATTGTAACAACTGGTGATGCGGATTTAGCAAAGGCATTAGAAGCAAGTGGTTATGCAGGATTACGTGATCAATTGGGTCTAGATATCATTTTGACTGATGAGGATATTTAA
- a CDS encoding MarR family winged helix-turn-helix transcriptional regulator, with amino-acid sequence MKPILEALRDTDKSYQQVLKKITMAQNVTIAEWQLLANVAQQFDTQDKLSLETHLDNSTLSRQLNSLVKKELVNHVAVGHDRRQLIYEVTDQGEAVLSNVQSAYDNLEKQVFSLWATEEKSMLQILLNRLDKSVTKLK; translated from the coding sequence ATGAAACCGATTTTAGAAGCGTTGAGAGATACTGATAAATCCTATCAGCAAGTACTAAAAAAAATCACAATGGCACAAAATGTGACCATAGCGGAGTGGCAATTGTTGGCAAATGTTGCCCAACAGTTTGACACGCAGGATAAACTGAGCTTGGAAACCCATTTAGACAATTCAACATTGTCCCGTCAATTGAATTCGTTAGTAAAAAAAGAATTAGTTAATCATGTTGCTGTCGGACATGATCGGCGGCAGCTCATCTACGAAGTAACTGATCAAGGCGAAGCGGTGTTATCTAACGTTCAATCAGCATATGATAACCTAGAAAAACAGGTTTTTTCTCTGTGGGCGACCGAGGAAAAGTCGATGCTACAGATTCTATTGAATCGTTTGGATAAATCGGTCACTAAATTAAAGTAG
- a CDS encoding DegV family protein — translation MKIAIVTDSTATITKEEAAQYGIKVIPIPIILDGKVYKEGQDLTTKQFYDMLKTSESFPSTSQPAIGELLEMYESLKADGYDQVLSIHLASTISGFVNNIKSIDDKIEGLEVIPYDSKITVRLMGWQVLKAAKMAQEGHSVADIIDVLDQLSASIDEYFVVDDLNNLVRGGRLSNAGAVIGTMLKVKPILTFDDESNYIVPFEKVRSMKKAQKRVEELFNQALLAADYPIIPLVIHGNDPVAGEKWRQELEEKYPELEFELSYFSPVIGTHLGQGALALAWMRDPESL, via the coding sequence ATGAAAATTGCGATTGTGACGGATTCAACGGCAACAATTACAAAAGAAGAAGCAGCACAATATGGAATCAAGGTGATTCCAATTCCAATTATCTTGGATGGTAAAGTGTACAAAGAGGGGCAAGATCTTACTACGAAACAGTTTTACGATATGCTCAAGACATCGGAATCATTTCCTTCAACGTCACAGCCAGCAATTGGTGAATTACTTGAGATGTATGAATCATTGAAGGCTGATGGTTATGACCAGGTATTGTCGATTCATCTGGCATCAACAATTTCTGGATTTGTGAATAACATTAAGTCAATCGATGATAAAATTGAGGGCTTAGAGGTCATTCCGTATGATTCTAAAATTACAGTTAGATTAATGGGATGGCAGGTGTTAAAAGCTGCTAAAATGGCACAAGAGGGACATTCTGTCGCAGATATCATTGATGTGCTTGATCAATTAAGTGCATCAATTGATGAATATTTTGTGGTTGATGATTTAAATAATCTAGTACGCGGCGGACGCCTATCAAATGCTGGTGCGGTTATTGGTACAATGCTGAAAGTAAAGCCAATTTTAACCTTTGATGACGAATCAAATTACATCGTACCGTTTGAAAAAGTACGTTCAATGAAAAAAGCACAAAAACGCGTTGAAGAATTATTTAATCAGGCCCTATTGGCAGCGGATTATCCAATCATACCTTTGGTTATTCATGGCAATGATCCAGTTGCCGGTGAAAAATGGCGTCAAGAATTAGAAGAAAAATATCCTGAACTAGAATTTGAACTTTCGTATTTTAGTCCCGTTATTGGGACACACCTAGGTCAAGGTGCTTTAGCACTCGCATGGATGCGCGATCCAGAGAGTTTGTAA
- the sufU gene encoding Fe-S cluster assembly sulfur transfer protein SufU: MALTKLDQLYRQVLLTHSRYPQNKGELTTFTCSQSGSNPSCGDQISVQVMVKEGVISQIAWQGSGCTISQASASIMTTLVIGKSVQDTKALCQSFFDLVTGEEWAQQNSHLLGDAQVFSSVKNFPARIKCATLAWHTLSACL; encoded by the coding sequence ATGGCACTCACTAAATTAGATCAACTTTATCGGCAAGTGCTGTTGACACACAGTCGCTATCCGCAGAACAAAGGTGAATTAACCACATTTACATGTTCTCAGTCAGGTAGTAATCCAAGTTGTGGTGATCAGATATCAGTTCAGGTGATGGTGAAAGAGGGTGTGATTAGTCAAATTGCTTGGCAGGGTAGTGGTTGTACGATTAGTCAGGCGTCAGCATCGATTATGACAACATTAGTGATTGGAAAATCAGTACAGGATACAAAAGCATTATGTCAATCGTTTTTTGATTTAGTGACGGGAGAAGAATGGGCACAACAAAATAGCCATTTATTAGGTGATGCCCAAGTTTTTTCAAGTGTGAAGAATTTTCCAGCGCGAATTAAATGTGCCACGTTAGCCTGGCATACGCTCAGTGCTTGTTTATAA
- a CDS encoding alkaline phosphatase family protein, with protein sequence MAKHVVVISLDALGFSDVKNRLQFLPNLAALINRGTWVRKVQGVYPSVTYPSHTSIITGTYPKKHGIIDATLKQTERISPDWFWYAKQIKVPTVYDLAREAGLTTAAFLWPVTAGAKINWHIAEIFPNRIWTNQYLTSFKASTPLFLLGMERKYGHLRRGIQQPELDQFVTAVAADTLINHRPNLTLIHLVDLDAHRHRYGVRSQQAIDALDRLDQHVGTLVAATKKANIFDETDFMVVGDHYQMNVDQMIHLNMCFEAMGWLQGTNNGRVRRNWQVLAKHVDGASYIYIKDGTLLDVVRHTIKTVPGIRLIIEHAELVELGADPQASLMVEAADGYYFTDETHRPAIVEEVTNDMLLAGEPDRYKATHGYLPTHADYATTAIFAGPDIKAQQRLDLDVDLTDEGPTMAAMLGLKFTNSIDGHVISEIFK encoded by the coding sequence ATGGCCAAACATGTGGTTGTTATTTCATTAGATGCACTTGGTTTTTCGGATGTAAAAAACCGATTACAGTTTTTGCCAAATTTGGCTGCTTTGATCAATCGTGGCACTTGGGTTCGAAAAGTTCAGGGTGTTTATCCCAGTGTGACTTATCCATCGCATACCTCAATTATTACAGGTACTTATCCTAAAAAACATGGCATTATCGATGCGACGTTGAAACAGACTGAACGTATTTCGCCAGATTGGTTTTGGTACGCTAAACAAATTAAGGTACCAACGGTCTACGATTTAGCGCGCGAGGCAGGCCTAACGACGGCTGCTTTTCTGTGGCCAGTAACTGCTGGAGCAAAAATTAATTGGCATATTGCAGAGATATTTCCGAATCGGATTTGGACGAACCAATATCTAACATCGTTTAAGGCGAGTACCCCTTTGTTTCTATTGGGTATGGAACGAAAATATGGTCATTTAAGACGTGGTATTCAGCAGCCTGAGTTGGATCAATTTGTGACCGCAGTTGCCGCTGATACACTGATTAATCATCGGCCTAATTTGACCCTTATTCATCTTGTTGACTTAGATGCCCATCGCCATCGCTATGGTGTGCGATCACAACAGGCAATCGACGCCTTAGATCGATTAGATCAACATGTTGGGACGCTAGTGGCGGCAACGAAAAAGGCAAATATTTTCGATGAAACTGATTTTATGGTCGTTGGGGATCATTACCAAATGAATGTTGATCAAATGATTCATTTGAATATGTGTTTTGAAGCCATGGGATGGTTACAAGGAACGAACAATGGTCGCGTGCGACGTAATTGGCAAGTTTTGGCGAAGCATGTTGATGGCGCAAGTTATATTTATATTAAAGATGGGACCTTATTAGATGTGGTGCGCCATACAATCAAAACTGTCCCAGGTATTCGTTTGATTATTGAACATGCGGAATTAGTTGAATTAGGTGCTGATCCACAGGCTAGCTTGATGGTTGAGGCGGCGGACGGATATTACTTCACCGATGAAACACATCGTCCAGCAATTGTGGAAGAAGTGACAAACGATATGCTATTGGCGGGTGAACCTGATCGTTATAAAGCGACGCATGGTTATTTACCAACGCATGCAGATTATGCGACAACTGCTATTTTTGCAGGTCCAGATATCAAGGCCCAGCAAAGATTAGATTTAGATGTTGATTTAACTGATGAAGGGCCGACAATGGCCGCAATGCTTGGATTAAAGTTTACAAATAGCATTGATGGGCACGTGATTTCGGAAATTTTCAAGTAA
- a CDS encoding metal-sulfur cluster assembly factor, whose product MNEIENNIWHALTMVEDPELRCDIVNLGLIYGVKVSENAVMITMTWTMMGCPLSDLLEKRIRRAVLNVPGIKSVDLHVVFEPAWSKDRMTPYARLLLGIH is encoded by the coding sequence ATGAACGAGATAGAAAATAATATTTGGCATGCTTTAACTATGGTTGAAGATCCAGAATTACGTTGTGATATTGTTAATTTAGGTTTGATTTATGGAGTGAAAGTATCCGAAAATGCGGTTATGATTACGATGACTTGGACAATGATGGGGTGCCCTTTGAGTGATTTATTAGAAAAACGAATCCGGCGTGCCGTATTAAATGTACCAGGAATCAAGAGCGTTGATTTGCATGTTGTTTTTGAACCAGCGTGGTCGAAAGATCGGATGACGCCATATGCAAGGCTGCTGTTAGGGATCCATTGA
- a CDS encoding FAD-dependent oxidoreductase — protein MKVAVIGCTHAGIFSSREILKNNPDAEITVFERNDTVSFLSCGIALWVGNHVSSSEKMFYDSVAAMQADGIQMKMQHDVTAVDLATKTLTAVDLKTNESKTETFDKIVITTGSKPVMPPIPGIDGANVYKCKNWDDAKAIKEAAKSAKSAIVIGAGYIGAELAEQFSVNNIKTTLIDGLDRVLAKNFDKDITDEVEAQYQAHGVTLALGQMVKSFEETETGVKVTTDKGVYEADIAVLGIGFLPRTDLFTGQVDMIKNGAIIVDKYMQTSVKDVYAAGDSATVFYNPTQKDDYIPLATNAIRQGILVGKNINTPQVAYLGTQSTSAVELYGYAMAASGLNQQLAEARGITGIKEITIEQDYRPDFMLTTTPVRATLTWDEKTRQVLGGSFYSKHDISQTANALSLAIQNKMTIDDLAMSDFLFQPNFSQPINFLGAVAMAAAAE, from the coding sequence ATGAAAGTTGCAGTTATTGGATGTACACATGCTGGTATTTTTTCTTCACGTGAAATTCTGAAGAATAATCCTGATGCAGAGATTACAGTGTTTGAACGTAATGATACTGTGTCATTCTTGTCTTGTGGAATTGCTTTGTGGGTAGGTAATCACGTGTCATCTTCTGAGAAGATGTTTTACGACTCAGTTGCAGCAATGCAAGCTGATGGCATTCAAATGAAGATGCAACATGATGTGACAGCCGTCGATTTGGCAACTAAGACGTTGACAGCTGTTGATCTGAAAACAAATGAATCGAAAACTGAGACGTTTGATAAGATTGTGATCACAACTGGGTCAAAGCCTGTTATGCCACCAATTCCTGGTATTGATGGGGCAAATGTTTACAAGTGCAAAAACTGGGATGACGCTAAGGCAATTAAAGAAGCTGCCAAGTCAGCTAAAAGTGCCATTGTGATTGGTGCTGGTTATATCGGTGCCGAATTGGCTGAACAATTCTCTGTTAATAATATCAAGACGACATTGATTGATGGATTAGACCGTGTGTTAGCTAAAAACTTCGATAAAGATATTACTGATGAAGTTGAAGCACAATATCAGGCACACGGAGTGACATTGGCTTTGGGACAAATGGTTAAAAGTTTTGAAGAAACTGAAACTGGTGTTAAGGTCACAACAGACAAGGGCGTATATGAGGCTGATATCGCAGTCTTAGGGATTGGATTCTTGCCACGTACTGATTTGTTTACTGGACAAGTTGATATGATAAAAAATGGTGCGATTATTGTTGATAAGTATATGCAAACATCTGTCAAAGATGTCTATGCAGCTGGTGATTCAGCTACTGTTTTCTATAATCCAACACAAAAGGATGATTACATTCCACTTGCCACTAATGCTATCCGTCAGGGGATTTTAGTTGGAAAGAACATCAATACCCCACAAGTGGCTTATTTAGGAACACAATCAACTTCAGCTGTTGAATTGTACGGTTATGCGATGGCTGCTTCTGGATTGAATCAACAATTAGCTGAGGCACGTGGTATTACTGGAATTAAAGAAATCACGATTGAACAAGACTATCGGCCTGATTTCATGTTGACAACGACACCTGTTCGCGCCACGTTGACTTGGGATGAAAAGACGCGTCAAGTTCTTGGTGGGTCATTCTACTCAAAGCATGATATTTCACAAACAGCTAATGCTTTGTCACTTGCAATCCAAAATAAGATGACGATTGATGATTTGGCAATGTCTGACTTCTTATTCCAACCAAACTTCAGCCAACCAATTAATTTCTTGGGTGCCGTGGCAATGGCTGCTGCAGCTGAATAA